The genomic window AACGGATTTAACAGGCGTCCGGTTGATTTCCGAAATCACATCCCCTCTACGGATTCCCGCTTCACCAGCGGCTCCGTCCGCCGTCACATCGGATACCAAGACCCCCTCTGTGGATTCCAGCTGGAGACTCTGCATCAGCTCCGGTGTGATGTCCTGAACCTGAAGACCCACAGGGTCCTCCTTGGCGGCAACCTGCGTTTCTCCCTCTTTCAACACTTCGATGGTGATGTTGAAGACTTTCTTTTTGCCATTGCGGATCACATCCACCGGAACATTAGAACCAGGCGGGGTTTTCGCGACAATTTTTGGCAAAGTTTCCATCTCATCGACGGTTTCCTTGTTAAAGCCAACGATGACATCCCCGCGTTGAATGCCGGCTTTGGCCGCCGGGCCATCGGGAATCACATCGCCCACCAGAGCGCCTTTAGCGTCTTTCAGCCCGAAGGATTTGGCCAGGTCGGGGGTGATTTTCTGTATCATGACCCCCAGCCAGCCGCGCGTCACACTGCCTTTTTCCTTCAGATCCTTGAGAATGGTCTTGGCAATATTGATGGGAATGGCGAACCCGATGCCGACATTTCCACCGGAATTTCCGGATATGATCGCGGTGTTGATGCCGATCACATCGCCCTTGATGTTGATCAAAGGCCCGCCGCTGTTACCCGGATTGATCGATGCGTCGGTCTGAATAAACTCGTCATAAGGCCCAGCGCCAATATTCCGGCTGAGAGCGCTGACCACGCCAACGGTGACCGTATGGCTCAATCCGAAGGGATTGCCGATCGCCATGACCCACTCTCCGACCTCGAGATTGTCAGAGTTCCCCAACTTCAGGTAAGGAAAAGGTTTTTTGCCCCCGTTTTTCCGGGAAATTTTTACCAAGGCGATGTCGGTTTTGGAATCGGATCCGATCAGTGTTGCGCTATACTCCTTATCATCTTCCAGGGTGATGATGATTTCATCCGCTCCCTCGATCACGTGGTAATTGGTGAGTATAAAACCCTCGGGATCGATGATAAAACCGGACCCCATCCCCCTTTTTGGCCGTTCCTCTGGGCCGGGACGCTGACCGAAAAAACGGTCGTAAAAATCCTTGAAGGGATCGGCGCCACCGCCGGGAGGAGTCGGGAAGTTTCTGGCCGTCGGCTGATTCTGCTTTTTGGCCTTGGTGCTCACATTCACCACTGCCGGGTCCTGTTTTTTGGCAATATCAACAAATATGTTGCTGGTCAAAGGCACGGCATCGGTGCTCAGAGCAAACACGCGTTCCAAAAGAACAGAGCCCTTACCGTTACTCACAACCGAAACGGGAAGCAGCATGATGCCCGCAAGCAGAAAAACAAAAGGAAATTTGACGATCTTTAGATTCATTTGTGACCTCGCTATACGATCCAATTTAATGAAAGCGTTCAACCCCAGTCAGGACTATCGATAACCCCGCTTATAGATATCTTCGGTTCAACGGAACCCGCTTTCCTGATAATACAATTTTATTAGCTTACAAATCAGATATTAAACACAAATTAAAAAAGCATTAAATTTTCTTAATTTCCATGCCCGGACGCAGACGGCAATCATCGAAAAAATGCATACACGACATCCCGGGGCTGAGTGAAAAGAAAATAGAACGGGCTTATTCAACTAGAGAAACAAATTTAATCGTTTTTGTGAAGCAAAATCGGACAAGAAGCAACTTTTTCAGAGATTCTTCTGAAACTTTTCGACAGCTGTTCGAACGTTTTGAAATGAAGTTTTCCAGTAAATTTATTATAATGAGGCTAAACTCTTTTTACAACCTCCATTTCCCTTTAGATTTGTCCTCCTGACAATTACTTATTGACTCATGGGTTTAGTTAACAGATAATAAATCAATTGGTTTGCCTTCTGATGGGGAAGCGCGACGGGGTGCCGGAAGTTTGAACGATTTACCCAGGGGCTGAATTTATCGCCCAAAATGACATTTTTATATTGCGCCAAACCAACAATTTAAAGTCAATCTTATGTAAAGGTTGGAATTCCTGAAGCGTTTCATTTCGGTCCGCTGAAATGACTCCAGCAAGAGTCTTCCGGAACCATCCACCTTGCCCGCATTCTCTTTAATCCAAGTGTCTCCCGCTAACGGTTCCACCCATGAATATTTTCTTAGCCGCTCTCGGATTGATGATGGTATTGGAAGGCATTCCTTATTTTTGTTTTCCGGCGCAGGTCAAGTCCTTTGCCCGTAAAATCCCGGAGATTCCCGACAACACCTTACGGGTCATAGGCTTTTTTCTCATGCTACTGGGGTTATCAGTCGCTTACTTTGGGAGGTTCCTCACTGAAAATGGATAAACGAATCTATTTCCTGTCTGCCATTTTGACGGCTTCGCTATTGCTTGTCTCGCTTGGCGGGTGCGCAGGAACAAAAAAAAGCGCTGGTTCTCCAGACGCGCCTGCCGGGTATTCGGATGTTGCTTATCCTTTTACCGACGTTCCCATCCCTTCCGGGTTTAAGGCCGACCGCGACAGATCTTTTGTCTACGAGTCCGGCAGCGGCTCGATCAAAGTCGGGCGGCTGTATTATTCCGGCTGGAACGGCGCCCAGGAAGTGGTGAGTTATTATCAGAATGCCATGATCAACAAGGGTTGGAAGATGATCAACGCCATGGAACATGCCGGCATGATCCTGAACTACGAGAAAAAAGGCTGGGTGTGCACCGTGATCGTCACGGAAGCCATGGTCAAAACTCACCTGGAAATCCAAATTGGTCCCAAATAATTTCCCCGATAATGGTACAATCCCCCTGTCCCTGATCTCTAAAGTTTCACAGGGATCAAATACAACGCTATTCTGACAGAATTTTTCCCTTTTACGCTAAAACTTGAAACATGTCTGAGACGAGTCCTTTCTCAAGGCAACTCCTGCTGGATTTTCCTTCCCGCCCCGAGTTTAAATTCTCCAATTTTGTGGTGTCGGAGGGATCGCGGTTCGCTTACCAGGCGGCCCGGCAAATTTCATCCAACACTCCCTTAACCCACAACACCCTTTATCTTTATGGAGACCGAAACCTGGGGAAAACCCATCTGCTGATGGCCATTGGCAACCACATTTCCGAAACCCGGCCAGATAATAAAGTGGTCTACCTCAATACCAGGGAATTTGTCCGGAAAATCGGAGACGAAAATTCCCTGGATATGGCCGAAACGCTCCACCCGTTGTTGGATACCGACTATTTTCTGCTCGATGATGCGCATCATTTATCGGGAAAATCCAACGCCCAGGAAAAGCTTTACCACATTTACAACACCTTGCAGGAGAACAACAAAAAAGCCGTTTTCACGGGGCTCCACAGTCCGGAACAACTGGCCGCCACCGAACCCTATCTCAAATCCCGGTTTCTCTGGGGAATGACGGCGGAAATCAAGCCCATCGACGATACAACCACCGCAAAAATAATCACCAAACTTGGAAACGATGTCGGATTGAACATTCCTGAAAAAACCATCGCCTATCTTTTGACCCACATTCCCAGAGACTTCACCTCCATAAAAGGCAGTGTGGAAAAAATCAATCAGGAATCCCTCATTCAAAAAAAGAAAGCCACGATCCCGCTGACCAAAAAAGCCTTACAACAGCCCTGACTGAAAGACAAATGCAAGTTTCCAAGCTCAATATATCCGTTCTGCTGGAGCAGATTGCCGATGAAATTCCGCAAACTCCCGCGATCATCGTGCCCTGGCAAAAACGGCAAGTCACCTTTTTGGAACTTCACGAGGAAAGCAATCGCCTGGCTTCCGGATTGATCCGGCTGGGAATATCAAAAGGGGACCGGACCCTTCTGCTCGTCCCTTTCGGCGTTGAATTCATCACTCTGACTTTCGCCCTGTTTAAAACCGGGGCGATTCCGGTTTTAATCGACCCCGGCCTGGGAAGAAAAAACATGCTCCAGTGTATCGGGCAGGCTCAGCCCAGGGGACTGGTCGCCATTCCCCAGGCGCATGCCGCAAAAATAATATTCCCTGGGCACTTTAAGGACGTCGAAATCTCGATCACCGTGGGCCGGCGGTGGTTTTGGGGTGGAAAAACTCTGAAACAGGTCAGAAAACTGGGGAGCGCAGACCTTCCGCTTATAGAAGTCAACGAAGGCGACCCCGCCGCTATTCTATTTACCAGCGGAAGCACCGGCCCTTCTAAAGGTGTTTTATACACCCACGAAATGTTTTTTCATCAGATTGAGGTTTTACGATCCTGCTTTGGAATCCGGCAGGGAGAAATCGATTTGCCCACTTTTCCGCTGTTCGGACTGTTCAGCGCCTGCATGGGAATGACCTGTATCCTCCCGAAAATGGATTTCACCCGGCCCGCTAAAGTCGATCCGGAGAATATAATTAAACCCATCAAGGAGTTTTCCATCACCAATAGTTTTGGTTCTCCGGCGTTGTGGGAGACAGTGAGCAATTATTGTATCCATCAAAAAATCAAACTTCCCTCCTTGAAACGTATTCTGATGGCAGGAGCCCCCATCCCGGGAACGTTGATCCAAAAATTTGACCCCATCCTTGAGGACAGCGCGGAAATTCATACACCTTACGGAGCAACGGAAGCCCTTCCCGTTTCTTCCATAGAAAGAAAAACCATCCTGTCCGAAACCTGGAGAAAAACCCGGCAAGGTATGGGAATGTGTGTCGGGCACCCCGTGCCCGGCATCCAGCTTAAAATTATAAAAGTCACAGATGACCCGGTCCCCCTCTGGGACCCCGGCATGGAACAACCGGCCCTTGAGGTAGGCGAAGTCGCGGTTCAAGGTCCCTGGGTCACCCGGAAATACTTCAATGACCGAAACGACGCCAACGCACTCGCAAAAATTGCCGATGGAGACCATTTCTGGCATAGAATGGGGGACTTGGGCTGGCTGGACGAACAAGGACGGTTATGGTTTTGTGGCAGAAAAAGCCAGCGCGTGATCACCAAAAACAGCGTTCTTTACACGATCCCCTGCGAAGCCATCTTTAACGTCCACCCAAAAGTCAAACGTTCAGCACTTGTGGGAGTCGGAGAAAAGGGTCAGCAGGAGGCCGTTATTGTGGTCGAACCTGAGAACAAGGAACTTTCCAGGAATTCCAAGGAAGGAAAAGCGCTCATTCAGGACCTTCTCGAACTGGGCAGGCCATACCCGCACACAGAGGAGATCCGGTTTTTCCTCTTTCACCCCGAATTTCCCGTGGACATCCGCCACAACGCTAAAATATTCCGTGAACAACTGGCAACCTGGGCTGAGGAAGAAATAACTGAATGAATGATAAAAGTATTTTAAACACGTTAAAAAGCGATTCCCGCGTAAAGATTTTACTCAGCATTTTTCTGGTCGCCCTCGCCTTCAGGCTTTGGGGGGTCACCAACCCTCTTCTCGATTTTCACAGCTGGCGTCAGACGCTGACGGCCACCATCGCTCAGAATTTTTATTCGGGGGAAATGAATATTTTCAAACCCATCTCAAATCTGGTGGAACCGTATTACGCTTATGAATTTCATTTTTATACTTTCATCGTCGCCATTCTTTACAAAATATTCGGATTTCACGACTTTTTGGGTCGGCTCGTGGCCATAGGGTTCTCACTGGGAGCGATGGGCATGCTGTACCTGCTCACCAAAAGATATTTTGACGCCACCGCAGCGACTATCGCTATTGCCTTCTTTGCGGTGTTGCCCATGTCGGTTTTTTATGGACGCACCTTCATGCCGGAGGCCGCCATGCTTTTTTTCAGCATTGCCCTGATATATTATTTTTCGCTCTGGCTGGAAACCCAACGCTGGCTCCATTTTTTCGCGGCGGTATTGTGCGCCGCTCTGGCGTTCCTGATCAAACTCCCCACTCTCTATTTGGGTGGACCTCTGTTGTTTCTCGCCTGGATGAAATATCGAAAAACAATTTTTGCTCAACCCCGGTTATACCTGTACGCTTTCCTGATTCTTCTCCCGGCGGTTTTATGGTACGGCTACTGCGCCAAACTGCAATCCGAAGCCTATGGAGGGTCCAATCTCTGGGTGGACCTCATCAGCAACTGGGACCGGCTGACCACCCTAAGATGGTACCGGCTGATCTTCTGGACCCGCCTGGTAGAAAAAATGTTTGCCTTCACAGCCTTCCCTTTTCTGGTTCTGGGTTTCATCGCCAAAGTCAAGAAACCGGAACAGGCTGTGTTTCATGTGTGGTTTTTATCGGTCTGCGCTTACTTTTTTATCGCGGCGGAATTAAATTTTGTTCACGAATATTATCAAGTGCCCATCATTCCGGTCGGATGCGTTTTCATAGGGAAGTTTCTGTCCGGATTCTGGGAGAAAACCCGCACCGAAAAGTGGACTGCCAATTACAAAATAGGGGTTGTTGTGCTGATGATCGTCTTCATTCCCATTCACTCCATTTATAAACTGAACAAAAGACTTGGTTTCAATGATGAGTATTTGATCATCGGAGAAAAAATAAAAGAACACTCACAAAAAAGCGATCGGATCGTCGCTCAGGACAAATACATACCCGTTTCAAATAAAGGCGGTGAATCAGGGTCGCCGCATTTGTTTTATTTCAGCAACCGCAAAGGCTGGATACACGGCGTGAATTTTACTTTGAGCCCTGAAAAGCTTGAGGGATACATTTCCAGGGGAGCGCGTCTTTATGTCATAACAAAACAGGATTTGGAAAAAACCAATCCAGAGCTGAGTTCCTATCTCACCGAGAATCACCACCTTGAATTAAAAAACGAATTGATGACCTTGTTCCGGCTAACCCCGCATTCTCTTAAAACTTCCGGGGGTCCTTAAAAATCAGCAAGGAACTGTTTTTTGATATCGTATTGCGTCACCTTATTAGAGCTTATCAATAACGTCGGAGTAAAACGCATGCCGGAAAAAGAACATCTGGATAAAATGTATCGCCGCAGGTTTAATGAATACGAATGCGAACAAAAGGATAAAATCTGGAAAGTCCTGTGCCCGCATTTTTTTCAGAAATACGTTCCAAAAGACAGCACCGTTTTGGATATTGGAGCGGGCTACTGCGAGTTCATCAACAATATTCAGTGCGCAAAAAAATATGCCGTCGACCTCAACGAAGACACACCCTCTTTTGCCAATCCCGACGTTACAGTGACCGATGCTTATTCCACCGACCTCAGTTTTCTTCAGGACAACTCAATAGACCGGGTCTTCATGAGCAATTTTCTCGAGCATTTGAAGACAAAAAAAGAGGTCCTCGATACGTTTACGGAAATTCACCGGATATTGCGAGCGGAGGGGAAAATTCTGATCCTGCAACCAAATATTAGATACCTGTACATGCACTACTGGGATTTTTTCGATCATCATGTGCCGTTGACCGAGAAAAGCATCGCCGAAGGGCTGGAAGTCACCGGCTTCAAGGTGGAAAAATCTATTGCCAAGTTTCTTCCATTCACCACAAAAAGCAAAATCCCTAAACACCCTCTTTTAGTGAGAGCGTACCTCCTGTTTCCACCCGTTTGGCAAGTCATGGGGAGACAGGCGTTTGTTGTCGCCAAAAAGGTTTAACCCGCCAGGTTTTCTTCGGCACCCCAGCGCCTTCTGGAAGGTTGACTAAAACTGATAGGCGAACACCAGCCCGGTTTCTTTTCTCGAGATTCTGGGATAAATAGTGTAATGCCTTCCCTTCTTGTTGCTGTGCAGTTTCAAAATGGTCTTGGAAACAAAATAGCCCAGGGCGCCGCCGAAAAAAACATCGGATGCCCAGTGCTTGTTGTCGTTGATCCTCGACAACCCAGTCAAGGCAGCGAGACTGTAAACTATGGGAGCCACCAGCGGCTTGTCGTCATATTCGGAAGCCAGGACCGTGGCGATGGCGAACGCCGAAGAGGTATGACCGGAGGGAAACGAAACGTCATCGAAATTAAAACCGTTCCATTCGTGCGAGTCCTCGGCGGACTTGGGACGAACCCGTCCCGTGGAAAATTTTAAGGCAAACGTAAACAAACCGGTCACGGCGAAACTTTCCACACTCAACAGAGCCGCCCGTTTCGCTTTGTCGCTTTTTGCCAGATGCCCGTAAAGGTAAAAGGCCACCAACCCTGGAAAGGTGTAACCCCCGTTGCCAAAAGGTTCAAACACCTTGGAAATGTCATCGGTCGTCCCACTGCGCTCATCCTGGACAAACTCCTGAATCTCTTCATCGAGAGCGAAAAAAGCGCCTGTCGCTCCCACAACCAGCGCGGCTTTCAGCCAGTCGGAGGCCTGCCAGTGCAATGGGGAAAGGAAAATATATTTCGTGTCGGACAAAATGCCTAAAAAATAATCCCCGTTTAATGTCGGTCCAGTCCGGTCGTTTGCAGAGTTGGAAGCTTTGCGGACAGAGGCTTTCCTTTTCCTCTTTTTCGCCATTAAGTTTTTCCCGCGAACACAAGGTCCGTCACACGAGGCCACTCGTTGGGCGGGAAAGGATGCAGAGGCTAAAAGGTCCGAGCTGAAGTATTTTGAGGTTTTTTGAATGGATAAGGATTCCGCATGACCCAGGACAGCCCAGCAAAATACAACTACAAAGATCCCCGCCGCGGCTACCCCCCGTCGCACTTTTCTCAATTGCGTCCCCTGAGCACTCTTTTTAAAACCCCGACATCCATTTTGGCATGAGGATGTCTAAAAAAAATAAATTGAATTTTATTTGAATGTTGAATAAATATACTTTTTTTCCAGAAGAATCAACTGATAATCATAAGAATCAATCATTTAAATTTAAATGAGCGCAGGTGGGTTCTGCTGGAAGGAAAAACTAAAATTGTATGATCCCGAAAATCTTTACTATAGATTCGGCACGGGGAAAAGGTGCTGAGTTATTTTACTTCCCGCAGGTGATTCAATACCATCTCCAGGGCCTGCGGCGAAAAAAGTTTTCCGACAAGATTTTTCCGGGCAACGGCTCCGGCCTGGTGAAACTCCTGAACCACTTCCTTGCCCGGCATTTTGATCAGTTGCACACCGTTATCGTTCATAATCTTTATGGAAGCCGCATTATCCTTCTGAATGGTTTGCACCAATTGTTTGAGATACTTTTCACTGAGTTTTTTCAGGATCGGTTTGCAATCATCGGGAAGGCCGTTAAATTTTTTTTTGGAAATCAAAACCGCCCCGGTCGCATAGCCCATTCTCAGTTCCGACATGTACTTCACTTTCGTGAACCATTGCAGAGCCAGCGCCCCCTGAGGCGAAGCATAAATCGTGTCCAGCAATCCCGTTTGCAGGGACATCAAAACGTCCGTCACAGACAGCGGCACGGGTTTGACTCCCAGAGCCTCATAAGTTTTCTTCACAAGGGGGTCCCCCTCCCACATCCAGGGCTTGGTCTTTTTTATATCCGCCACCGTGCCCACTGGCTGAGTGGAGAAAAAATGCACCCAGCCCACCGGCACCCAGCCCAGAAGAACATAGCCTTTTTCTTCAAACTTCTTGGCAAAATAACCGTTCATTTTTTCGTAAACGTGTTGGATCTCGTCATCGGTCTCAAAAAGAAAGGGCAAATCAAGAACCCGGACCTCGGGCAGAATCTGCCCCAGACCCACACCCGTAAAACCGGCGGCATGAATCTGGCCGATCCGCATTTTTCGGATGACATCCCGCTCATCTCCTGAAACACCGCCAGGATAAAACTTAAAGGAAACGCGTCCCTCGGTTTTTTGCTTGACCTCATCCGCCAGCCGGCGCATTTCCTTCATCCAGGAAGATCCCTCAGGCGCCAGAGTGGCAA from Nitrospinaceae bacterium includes these protein-coding regions:
- a CDS encoding ABC transporter substrate-binding protein encodes the protein MAASFAADKKTRIKFATLAPEGSSWMKEMRRLADEVKQKTEGRVSFKFYPGGVSGDERDVIRKMRIGQIHAAGFTGVGLGQILPEVRVLDLPFLFETDDEIQHVYEKMNGYFAKKFEEKGYVLLGWVPVGWVHFFSTQPVGTVADIKKTKPWMWEGDPLVKKTYEALGVKPVPLSVTDVLMSLQTGLLDTIYASPQGALALQWFTKVKYMSELRMGYATGAVLISKKKFNGLPDDCKPILKKLSEKYLKQLVQTIQKDNAASIKIMNDNGVQLIKMPGKEVVQEFHQAGAVARKNLVGKLFSPQALEMVLNHLREVK
- the degP gene encoding peptidase; this translates as MNLKIVKFPFVFLLAGIMLLPVSVVSNGKGSVLLERVFALSTDAVPLTSNIFVDIAKKQDPAVVNVSTKAKKQNQPTARNFPTPPGGGADPFKDFYDRFFGQRPGPEERPKRGMGSGFIIDPEGFILTNYHVIEGADEIIITLEDDKEYSATLIGSDSKTDIALVKISRKNGGKKPFPYLKLGNSDNLEVGEWVMAIGNPFGLSHTVTVGVVSALSRNIGAGPYDEFIQTDASINPGNSGGPLINIKGDVIGINTAIISGNSGGNVGIGFAIPINIAKTILKDLKEKGSVTRGWLGVMIQKITPDLAKSFGLKDAKGALVGDVIPDGPAAKAGIQRGDVIVGFNKETVDEMETLPKIVAKTPPGSNVPVDVIRNGKKKVFNITIEVLKEGETQVAAKEDPVGLQVQDITPELMQSLQLESTEGVLVSDVTADGAAGEAGIRRGDVISEINRTPVKSVQDYERVTSEAKKGTTVLFLVRRGGTTIYIAVKMD
- a CDS encoding peptide synthase; the encoded protein is MQVSKLNISVLLEQIADEIPQTPAIIVPWQKRQVTFLELHEESNRLASGLIRLGISKGDRTLLLVPFGVEFITLTFALFKTGAIPVLIDPGLGRKNMLQCIGQAQPRGLVAIPQAHAAKIIFPGHFKDVEISITVGRRWFWGGKTLKQVRKLGSADLPLIEVNEGDPAAILFTSGSTGPSKGVLYTHEMFFHQIEVLRSCFGIRQGEIDLPTFPLFGLFSACMGMTCILPKMDFTRPAKVDPENIIKPIKEFSITNSFGSPALWETVSNYCIHQKIKLPSLKRILMAGAPIPGTLIQKFDPILEDSAEIHTPYGATEALPVSSIERKTILSETWRKTRQGMGMCVGHPVPGIQLKIIKVTDDPVPLWDPGMEQPALEVGEVAVQGPWVTRKYFNDRNDANALAKIADGDHFWHRMGDLGWLDEQGRLWFCGRKSQRVITKNSVLYTIPCEAIFNVHPKVKRSALVGVGEKGQQEAVIVVEPENKELSRNSKEGKALIQDLLELGRPYPHTEEIRFFLFHPEFPVDIRHNAKIFREQLATWAEEEITE